The bacterium DNA segment GGGATGGCTGGCGAAAAGCTTTGGTCCCGGTGAGTTAGTTCTCGCTGGATTACCGAAAACAGCGGTCGCACCACCCTCGGCAAAATTAGAGCGACCTAAAGCTGACGAAATTAAGTCGCAATCTATAGAAAGAAAATCAGAAACGAATGATTCACCATAAGCTAAACTCGCAGTGAGAGCAACGAGCACAAAAGATATTCGTATTACATATTTCATACTCTAGATCGTTGCAATAGACATGCCATGCCATATTCAAATTTTAATACCAGCTCGTATCCTAACCACACTTGCTAAAACCGCAACTGTGGCACTTCTGACAACCCTCTTCATAGAAAAGCCTCGCACCACAATCTGGACAGATAGTGCCCATATCACCATCGTTATCCGAATTAGTGTCAACGGGTCTGAATTTAATCGTATCGACTATATTCGCTTTAGATTTATCCGCTTTAGATTCATCAGCCACACCGGAATCAGCACGCTTGCGGGCTTCGGCATACCAACGCATAGATTTCGCTATCGCATCCGGGCAAGATTTAATCATCTCTCCTCGATCCCACACGGGTGTGGGGCAAGCAATACCCTTTAGTTGTTCGATTATCTCTTCGATATCGATACCGCTTCTTAAAGCAAGACTTACAAGCCTAGAAATACCCTCAGACCAACTCTGCGCACATCCCCCAGACTTGCCTAAATGAGTGAAAAGCTCGCAAGGACCCTTTTCGTCTTCATTAAGCGTGATATATAAATTACCGCAACCTGCTGCAACCTTAAAAGTCATTCCCCGAGTAATATTAGGACGAGCACGTTTACTGAGTGGCGCTTCGATAGGCACAATTTCATTTACCTGTTTCTCTTTAGCAGCCTTCTTAAGGCTCATAACTTGATTCTGCCGGCTACCGTCCCGATATATGGTCACACCCTTGCAACCGAGTTTATTCGAGAGTATATATACATTGCGAACATCCTCTTCCGTTGCACTTTCGGAGAAATTCACGGTCTTCGAAACCGCATTATCTGTGTATCTCTGAAAAGCCGCCTGAATACGAACATGCCACTCCGGAGGAATGTCATGGCTTGTCACAAAAACCCTCTTGATATCCTCCGGTATTTCATCGATATGAGCAATTGTTCCCTCCTCGATGATCCGATGCATAAGCTCCTCTGAAAAAACACCTTCCTTTTTAAGGATATCCTCGAAATAAGGATTAATCTCAAGCATACGCGTGCCATCGAGAATATTGCGCTCGAAAGCCAATGCAAACATCGGTTCGATACCTCCTGAACATCCCGAAATAATGCTAATCGTGCCTGTAGGAGCGATAGTAGTGACGGTAGCATTCCTGATTCGGTCCCCATCGGGGTGATCGAAAGCACTTCCTTTAAAATTCGGGAAAACACCCCTTTCATTCGCCAATTCGATAGACTTCTGCCTACCTTCATTTTGAACAAACGACATAACCTCTTCAGCAATATTGACTGCTTCTTCGGAATTGTATGGTATTTTGAGTTCGAATAGCATGTCGGCAAAACCCATGATTCCGAGGCCTATCTTGCGGTTACCTCGAGTGTTTTCCGCAATAGCCTTAAGCGGATATTGATTCGCATCAATGACATTATCGAGAA contains these protein-coding regions:
- a CDS encoding vitamin B12-dependent ribonucleotide reductase, with amino-acid sequence MDYPSDNTLFTKKTNLSANAKTVLKKRYLKRDLDGSVIEEPEDMFRRVAQTIAEIDKIYDPYADVKNTAKHFYEIMVDKAFMPNSPTLMNAGRYLGQLSACFVLPVSDSMDGIFETLKNTALIHKSGGGTGFSFSKIRPARDVVHSTTGISSGPISFMKVYDAATETVKQGGTRRGANMGILRIDHPDIEDFITCKADLTQLNNFNISVAVTEKFMEAVENGSQYKLRNPRTNQVVGERNAREVFDKIIHQAWSTGEPGIVFIDRINRDNPTPHIGEIESTNPCGEQPLLAYESCNLGSINLSKVIVDEKIDYRKLRGVVRDAVHFLDNVIDANQYPLKAIAENTRGNRKIGLGIMGFADMLFELKIPYNSEEAVNIAEEVMSFVQNEGRQKSIELANERGVFPNFKGSAFDHPDGDRIRNATVTTIAPTGTISIISGCSGGIEPMFALAFERNILDGTRMLEINPYFEDILKKEGVFSEELMHRIIEEGTIAHIDEIPEDIKRVFVTSHDIPPEWHVRIQAAFQRYTDNAVSKTVNFSESATEEDVRNVYILSNKLGCKGVTIYRDGSRQNQVMSLKKAAKEKQVNEIVPIEAPLSKRARPNITRGMTFKVAAGCGNLYITLNEDEKGPCELFTHLGKSGGCAQSWSEGISRLVSLALRSGIDIEEIIEQLKGIACPTPVWDRGEMIKSCPDAIAKSMRWYAEARKRADSGVADESKADKSKANIVDTIKFRPVDTNSDNDGDMGTICPDCGARLFYEEGCQKCHSCGFSKCG